In Chitinispirillales bacterium ANBcel5, a single window of DNA contains:
- the rmuC gene encoding DNA recombination protein RmuC, producing the protein MSSELITFLTGVIAGSILTAIPFIISGRVRIRAIIDSATAQTRSQITTLQERLNSSQAQKEELNTTHVRVQQDLSLTKDRAAVFESKCSMLTEQLQSLKETQRQRELQISELNETITNSYSKIAHLETTIESERRRFEEKFKLLNEARDQLKSEFGNLANSIFDEKVKRFSEQNQSNLDLVLTPLRDQLGEFRKRVDDVYTSETRERQSLFEQIKSLTALNQQVSKDAENLTRALKGDNKAQGNWGEMILERALEISGLKKGVEFDTQFSSTNDEGQKMLPDVVVHLPEGRDVVIDSKVSLIDYQRAVEAADETERDNALKNHLRSVRNHIDGLSSKSYDSLFKINSLDYVLMFMPVEAAFVWAVRKDPALFEYAYRKRIILVSPATLLVTLRTIQNMWQSEYQNRNAQNIAKKAADLYDKIAGFIDTFTEIQKAIDGASGKCNKALKQLSTGKGNILKRVEEFKVMGVKPKKNLPPEILETDFSDTSSLTTSDSG; encoded by the coding sequence ATGAGCAGTGAACTTATAACGTTTTTAACAGGAGTCATTGCAGGCTCGATCCTTACTGCTATTCCTTTTATAATCAGCGGCCGGGTACGTATCAGGGCAATAATCGATTCTGCAACCGCACAAACCAGAAGCCAAATAACCACTCTTCAGGAACGCCTAAACTCCTCTCAAGCCCAAAAAGAGGAGCTAAACACCACGCATGTCAGGGTGCAGCAGGATTTGTCACTAACCAAAGACAGAGCAGCGGTATTTGAGAGCAAATGTTCTATGCTCACCGAGCAACTTCAAAGCCTTAAAGAAACCCAGCGCCAACGGGAACTACAGATAAGTGAGCTTAATGAAACGATCACAAACAGCTACTCAAAAATCGCGCACCTGGAGACTACCATAGAGTCTGAGCGAAGACGCTTTGAAGAAAAGTTCAAGCTACTCAATGAAGCCAGAGATCAGTTGAAATCAGAGTTTGGTAATTTGGCTAATTCAATATTTGATGAAAAGGTGAAGCGTTTTTCGGAACAAAACCAATCCAACCTGGATCTGGTCCTTACCCCCTTACGGGACCAGCTCGGTGAATTCAGAAAACGGGTCGATGATGTATACACCAGTGAAACGCGCGAAAGGCAATCTCTTTTCGAACAGATAAAAAGTCTTACAGCACTGAATCAGCAGGTTAGTAAGGATGCTGAAAATCTCACACGGGCACTTAAGGGAGATAATAAGGCGCAGGGAAACTGGGGTGAAATGATCCTGGAGCGGGCTCTAGAGATCTCGGGGTTAAAAAAAGGGGTGGAATTTGATACACAATTTTCCTCTACAAACGATGAGGGGCAAAAAATGTTGCCCGATGTTGTGGTGCATCTGCCTGAAGGTCGTGATGTGGTGATAGATTCAAAGGTCAGTCTCATCGATTACCAACGCGCGGTGGAGGCAGCAGATGAAACAGAAAGAGACAATGCGTTAAAAAATCACCTACGTTCTGTTCGAAACCACATTGATGGGCTTAGCTCCAAATCATACGACTCACTATTTAAGATAAACTCTCTTGATTATGTACTGATGTTTATGCCGGTTGAGGCTGCCTTTGTGTGGGCGGTACGCAAGGATCCTGCTTTGTTTGAGTATGCTTACAGAAAGAGGATTATTCTGGTTTCCCCCGCTACTCTTCTTGTAACCCTTCGCACGATCCAAAACATGTGGCAAAGCGAATACCAGAATCGCAATGCGCAGAACATTGCCAAAAAAGCTGCGGATCTCTATGACAAAATTGCCGGATTTATAGATACATTCACCGAAATTCAAAAAGCCATCGATGGTGCATCCGGCAAGTGCAACAAAGCGTTAAAACAACTATCTACAGGAAAGGGAAATATCTTAAAGCGGGTAGAAGAATTTAAAGTTATGGGTGTAAAACCCAAAAAAAATCTACCACCAGAAATACTTGAGACTGATTTCTCCGACACCTCTTCCCTAACTACCAGTGACTCAGGATAA
- a CDS encoding PAS domain S-box protein — translation MADKNRILIIEKIPAESSDTINELQKSYLQCDYITTSTSKDIREIILNFAPHLIITFFPLGDRIGDDILRVIKETKPTVPVLMVTEPMDQNRVPNVMSPISGVISKNNIDHLSSILQNILDDPTTDKGENRAIDSSVLEKELESLVSERTKELQKTNNALKTEIAHLRRNELELRKSEQLHRELLESANSIIYRWNTKGEIIYINEYALNFFGYQKKDIVGKPVSVFFPENYITKKDLPFFIEQMQKNPQDYINMEHENVLADGQSVFVAYTNKILSEPLDDTIEILSIGNNITQLKLTEDQLSSKEYEFRTLVENLPDLVIRFSADLKPVYVNPAFEKCVGITLKSIKTLDDLFSLKDRDYVRENISAVITNASEKEFNFSMFCHNGERLFESSAIPETENGSDVKNVLIIARDVTEKRAAQKKLAHKARFIKLLNTLANNFINISRERFDHKVGRALQLIGSFAQVDRVEIALFSHNMTRLKRHYCWDIAQSESLIPNTQLEISEFPWYISKILKMENVVIPLRDDMSLDLKVKPQELLCAKSAFLFPMVSRGKVRGVISFMCIREEKKWGRDLPKLLRIATTMLTNALDRRDIENTLIAEHAKAKTYFETAGVMLFVLDREGRIGSINQAGCRILDSKKENLVGKNWFENFIPDEDKARFTLMFNDLISGKNHNSSYHENWIQSTKGERKLIGWRCVRLNTKQGHPDSLLCSGSDITTLREAEQDVKKSEERYKVFFESNPQPMWVYDLETLAFLAVNDSAIKHYGYSREEFLSMTIKDIRPVEEIPDLLENVRNIKGGEDNAGVWHHIKKDGSVIDVEIVSHTLTFDSRDAEIVLAIDVTEKKRAQNQLSIERERAEKRAREAEEGRSILEALMEYFPEGIMIADETAKIKLISRFGCKLLGRNLEELKEIPYDARPQKWGFFHIDGITLPKPEELPLHRAIANREVINNEEWVITRPDNSSVIISVSGGPVTEPSGEITGGIISWRDVTARKKARDLIKKHTVELARANEKLRLKNKELDLANDRLKQLDSLKSEFVSIASHELRTPLAGIIGLTQTLRSEDIEISTQEQNKFLGIIESEGKRLASLLNELLDLTKIETGVTDIKPEPKDISSLIQETLEVLKIPEGVKLNLDIPEPGTVWTKADLDRVKQVLVNLVGNALQYTGEQGIVTVHALSVDGVVEVDVIDNGPGISSEDQKKIFEKFYRTKMPQSKKTKGSGLGLTIAKRIIEAHGGKIWVESEPGKGSKFSFTLPKSTK, via the coding sequence ATGGCAGACAAAAACCGTATTTTAATTATAGAGAAGATTCCTGCTGAATCCAGCGATACTATTAATGAACTGCAAAAATCTTATCTCCAATGTGATTACATCACAACTTCTACCAGTAAGGATATACGCGAAATCATACTAAATTTTGCCCCCCACCTGATTATAACTTTTTTCCCATTAGGGGATAGGATCGGTGATGATATTTTAAGGGTTATAAAAGAAACCAAACCGACTGTTCCGGTACTTATGGTAACCGAACCAATGGATCAAAACAGAGTTCCTAACGTGATGAGCCCGATCAGTGGAGTGATCAGTAAAAACAATATCGATCATCTCAGCTCCATTCTACAGAACATCTTAGATGATCCCACTACCGACAAAGGTGAAAATCGCGCAATTGATTCATCTGTTTTAGAAAAAGAACTGGAGTCACTTGTCTCTGAGCGAACAAAAGAGCTTCAAAAAACAAACAATGCGCTCAAAACCGAGATAGCACATTTACGACGTAATGAACTTGAACTCAGAAAAAGCGAACAGCTTCACCGGGAACTGCTTGAAAGTGCAAACAGTATAATCTACAGATGGAACACAAAGGGTGAAATCATCTATATCAATGAATATGCTCTGAATTTTTTTGGGTACCAAAAAAAGGATATTGTAGGAAAGCCTGTCTCAGTTTTTTTTCCCGAAAACTACATTACTAAAAAAGACCTTCCGTTTTTCATAGAGCAGATGCAAAAAAATCCACAGGACTATATAAACATGGAGCACGAAAATGTTTTGGCTGATGGTCAAAGTGTTTTTGTAGCCTACACAAACAAGATCTTATCAGAACCGTTGGATGATACTATAGAAATCCTTTCCATAGGAAACAATATTACCCAACTAAAACTAACTGAAGATCAATTAAGTAGCAAAGAATATGAATTCAGAACTTTAGTAGAAAACCTGCCGGATCTGGTGATCAGATTTTCTGCTGACCTTAAACCTGTTTATGTTAACCCTGCGTTTGAAAAGTGTGTTGGTATCACTCTTAAAAGCATAAAGACACTTGATGACCTTTTTTCATTAAAAGATAGAGATTATGTTCGCGAAAATATTAGCGCTGTAATTACCAACGCGTCAGAAAAAGAATTTAACTTCTCTATGTTTTGTCATAATGGGGAGCGTTTATTTGAATCCAGTGCCATACCCGAAACCGAAAACGGTTCAGACGTTAAAAATGTTTTGATCATAGCCCGTGATGTTACAGAAAAGAGAGCGGCACAAAAGAAACTTGCTCACAAAGCACGGTTTATAAAGTTACTCAACACCCTTGCTAATAATTTCATAAATATAAGCCGTGAAAGATTTGATCACAAAGTAGGTAGAGCTTTGCAATTGATCGGCTCCTTCGCACAGGTAGATAGAGTTGAAATAGCACTTTTTAGTCATAATATGACGAGGTTAAAGAGGCATTACTGCTGGGATATTGCACAAAGCGAAAGTTTAATCCCAAATACGCAGTTAGAAATAAGTGAATTCCCCTGGTATATTTCTAAAATTTTGAAAATGGAGAATGTAGTGATTCCGCTACGGGATGATATGTCTTTAGATTTAAAAGTCAAACCTCAGGAACTTCTCTGTGCTAAATCCGCGTTTCTGTTTCCAATGGTTTCGCGTGGCAAGGTCCGGGGTGTTATCTCTTTTATGTGTATCAGAGAGGAGAAAAAATGGGGTAGAGATTTGCCCAAACTGCTTAGGATTGCCACCACTATGTTAACCAATGCATTGGATAGAAGAGATATAGAAAATACACTGATAGCAGAACATGCCAAAGCTAAAACCTACTTTGAAACAGCAGGTGTGATGCTGTTTGTATTGGACAGAGAAGGAAGGATCGGTTCCATCAATCAGGCAGGCTGCAGGATCCTCGATTCGAAAAAGGAAAATTTAGTTGGAAAAAATTGGTTTGAGAATTTTATTCCCGATGAAGACAAAGCCAGGTTCACGTTAATGTTCAATGATCTTATTTCCGGGAAAAACCACAACTCCTCCTACCACGAAAACTGGATTCAATCTACCAAAGGCGAAAGAAAACTAATTGGGTGGCGCTGTGTACGGCTCAACACCAAACAAGGCCACCCGGATAGTTTACTCTGTTCAGGAAGCGATATTACAACGCTTAGGGAAGCAGAGCAAGATGTAAAAAAATCCGAAGAACGGTATAAGGTATTCTTCGAATCTAATCCTCAGCCAATGTGGGTCTATGATCTTGAAACACTCGCATTCTTGGCTGTTAACGATTCGGCTATAAAACACTATGGTTACAGCAGAGAAGAGTTTCTGTCCATGACGATAAAGGATATCAGACCGGTAGAAGAGATTCCAGACCTGCTTGAAAACGTTAGAAATATTAAAGGAGGTGAAGACAATGCGGGGGTCTGGCACCACATAAAAAAAGATGGTTCTGTTATCGATGTAGAAATCGTATCCCATACCCTTACATTTGACTCCAGAGATGCTGAAATAGTTCTGGCCATTGATGTTACCGAAAAAAAAAGAGCCCAAAATCAGCTCTCTATCGAGCGAGAGCGGGCAGAGAAACGAGCCCGTGAAGCTGAAGAGGGACGAAGTATCCTTGAAGCTCTTATGGAGTATTTTCCGGAAGGAATAATGATTGCAGATGAAACCGCTAAAATAAAACTTATCAGCCGTTTTGGATGCAAACTTCTGGGAAGAAACCTTGAGGAACTCAAAGAAATCCCCTACGACGCAAGGCCTCAAAAATGGGGGTTCTTTCATATAGATGGCATTACACTCCCTAAACCTGAAGAGTTACCCCTGCACAGAGCGATAGCAAACAGAGAGGTGATTAACAACGAAGAGTGGGTCATAACCAGACCCGACAACTCCTCTGTTATAATTTCCGTAAGTGGTGGACCTGTTACGGAGCCTTCAGGTGAGATTACCGGTGGTATTATTTCCTGGAGAGATGTTACCGCCAGAAAGAAGGCTCGTGACCTGATAAAAAAACACACCGTTGAGTTAGCCAGGGCCAATGAGAAACTACGATTGAAAAACAAAGAGCTTGATCTGGCTAACGATCGTCTTAAGCAACTGGATTCACTGAAAAGCGAATTTGTGTCAATCGCTTCACACGAACTCAGAACCCCTCTTGCTGGAATCATTGGCTTAACTCAAACTCTTCGCTCTGAAGACATAGAAATAAGCACGCAGGAGCAAAATAAATTTTTAGGTATAATTGAATCTGAAGGAAAGCGTCTTGCCTCTCTTTTAAATGAGCTTCTTGATCTCACTAAAATAGAAACAGGTGTTACAGATATTAAACCAGAACCAAAGGACATCTCCTCTCTTATCCAGGAAACATTAGAAGTTTTAAAAATACCTGAAGGTGTAAAATTAAACCTCGATATACCCGAACCCGGTACTGTGTGGACCAAAGCAGATCTTGATAGAGTGAAACAGGTTCTGGTCAACCTTGTAGGAAACGCTTTACAGTATACAGGAGAACAAGGAATTGTTACGGTTCACGCATTGTCTGTTGATGGAGTGGTGGAAGTTGATGTTATCGATAATGGTCCGGGTATCAGCAGTGAAGATCAAAAGAAAATTTTTGAAAAGTTTTACAGAACAAAAATGCCTCAGTCAAAAAAAACCAAAGGAAGCGGCCTTGGACTTACCATTGCCAAGCGAATCATTGAAGCACACGGGGGAAAAATCTGGGTTGAATCTGAACCGGGTAAAGGATCTAAATTCAGTTTTACTTTACCTAAGTCAACAAAATGA
- a CDS encoding MBL fold metallo-hydrolase, translating to MQIQFCGAAQTVTGSQILITVNGKKILLECGLFQGRRQETYEKNHNFIFDPSEVDLLILSHAHIDHSGNIPNLVRQGFKGSIYATPATIDLCKIMLRDSAFLQEKDLEWVNKIRRRQHLPEMEPLYSMRHVEAAMDQFVGIDFDRGFTIAPGVEAMFRDAGHILGSAGIHLEINEDGEYYRLGFTGDIGRPDMPLTHDPNVLRDLDILIMECTYGNRHHGETIDIEEELASSIRDTAAIGGKIIIPSFAVGRTQQLVYFLHKLFNQNRIPDMPVYVDSPLACNATEVFRSYPNYLDRETKRVFLNDHEDPFGFRRLTYIHDVNDSKKLNGQSFPHIIISGSGMAEGGRILHHLRNNIHNQRNLLLFVGFAAKDTLARKIMDGNKQIKIFGEEHTVRCKVKVMDAFSAHADRRELLDYVSLNTPERLKHIYLIHGEPDQALSFKDGLRSKGFQNVHYPTLGECVEISKPVPAS from the coding sequence ATGCAAATCCAATTCTGCGGTGCAGCTCAAACGGTAACCGGTTCTCAGATCCTTATCACTGTGAATGGCAAAAAAATCCTTCTTGAATGCGGCCTCTTTCAGGGTAGAAGACAGGAAACTTACGAAAAAAATCATAACTTTATATTTGATCCCTCTGAAGTCGATCTTTTGATTTTAAGCCATGCACACATTGATCATAGTGGCAACATTCCAAACCTTGTGAGACAGGGATTTAAAGGCTCAATTTACGCTACCCCGGCAACTATAGACCTATGCAAGATAATGCTCAGAGACTCAGCTTTTTTGCAGGAAAAAGACCTGGAGTGGGTAAATAAGATACGAAGACGACAGCACCTTCCTGAAATGGAGCCCCTCTATTCCATGAGACATGTGGAAGCTGCAATGGATCAGTTTGTTGGAATCGATTTTGACCGCGGTTTTACCATTGCGCCGGGCGTTGAAGCGATGTTTAGGGATGCCGGTCATATACTTGGGTCTGCCGGCATACACCTGGAGATAAACGAAGATGGGGAATACTATCGTCTCGGTTTTACCGGTGATATAGGCAGACCGGATATGCCCCTTACCCACGACCCTAATGTCCTCAGAGATCTGGACATCTTAATCATGGAATGCACCTATGGAAACAGGCATCATGGTGAAACCATCGATATAGAGGAAGAGCTTGCAAGCTCAATACGTGATACCGCCGCAATTGGTGGTAAGATCATTATCCCCTCTTTTGCTGTAGGCCGTACCCAACAACTTGTATACTTTCTCCATAAACTCTTCAATCAAAACAGAATTCCTGATATGCCCGTTTATGTGGACAGCCCCCTGGCATGTAATGCGACTGAAGTGTTCAGAAGTTACCCCAACTACCTGGACCGGGAAACAAAAAGGGTATTTTTGAATGATCATGAAGATCCTTTTGGTTTTAGAAGACTTACGTACATACATGATGTCAATGACTCAAAGAAGCTAAACGGTCAATCATTTCCCCATATAATCATTAGCGGTTCGGGGATGGCAGAGGGAGGAAGGATTCTTCATCACCTGAGAAACAACATTCATAATCAAAGAAATCTGCTTCTGTTTGTAGGTTTTGCTGCCAAAGACACCCTTGCCAGAAAGATTATGGATGGAAACAAACAGATAAAAATTTTCGGTGAAGAGCATACGGTTAGATGTAAGGTAAAAGTGATGGATGCTTTCAGTGCGCATGCGGACCGAAGAGAGCTGCTGGATTATGTGTCGCTAAATACACCTGAGCGGCTAAAACATATATACCTCATTCACGGTGAACCTGATCAGGCGCTGTCATTTAAAGACGGTTTGCGCAGCAAAGGCTTTCAAAACGTACATTACCCCACACTGGGTGAATGTGTGGAGATTTCAAAGCCGGTTCCCGCTTCATAA
- the lpdA gene encoding dihydrolipoyl dehydrogenase, with translation MSQFDYDVVIIGSGPGGYVAAIRASQLKLKTAIVEQGKLGGVCLNIGCIPSKALIHQAEIFRSRLKLKTMGITIDESGFDYESVYKASRKAADSLSRGVAFLLKKNGVEVISGKATLSGEQEITVNGDRKVSAKSIILATGSSPKQIKGFEIDKETIISSDEALMLKKVPESVLILGGGAIGCEFAHILNAFGSKVQMVEVMENILPYEDSEVTNVLKRSFKKRGIEIATSTKAVSMEKNENGATVILEDSSARQSSITVEKVLVVTGRAPNTAGLGIEQLGISTTRGFIEVGDYGQTNVKSIYAIGDIVSTPLLAHVASKEGEIAVEHIAGRSPQAKIDTAAVPGAVYCEPQIASFGLTEEKAKAAAIDYRKATFPYRGSGKAVAIEDADGLVKILYKPETKEIIGAHIGGAQATELIHELLLARHSELLPQDIADMVHAHPTLSETVMEAARAVEGWAIHI, from the coding sequence ATGTCTCAGTTTGATTATGATGTAGTGATAATAGGTTCGGGACCCGGTGGGTATGTGGCTGCAATCCGCGCATCACAGTTAAAGCTGAAAACGGCCATTGTGGAACAGGGGAAACTTGGAGGGGTATGCCTCAATATTGGCTGCATCCCATCCAAAGCACTGATTCATCAGGCAGAAATTTTCAGAAGCCGTTTGAAATTAAAAACCATGGGTATAACAATAGATGAGAGCGGATTTGATTACGAATCTGTTTATAAGGCTTCAAGAAAAGCTGCAGATTCTCTGTCCAGAGGAGTGGCTTTTCTGCTTAAAAAAAACGGTGTGGAAGTTATCAGCGGCAAGGCGACCCTTTCGGGTGAACAGGAGATCACTGTTAATGGCGACAGGAAGGTAAGTGCAAAATCGATCATTCTTGCAACTGGTTCAAGTCCTAAACAGATAAAAGGGTTTGAGATTGACAAAGAAACAATTATCTCTTCAGATGAAGCCTTGATGCTTAAAAAAGTACCTGAAAGTGTGCTCATTTTAGGTGGCGGGGCGATTGGGTGTGAATTTGCTCACATACTCAATGCCTTTGGATCAAAGGTGCAAATGGTTGAAGTAATGGAGAACATTTTACCTTACGAAGATTCAGAAGTGACAAATGTACTCAAGCGCTCCTTTAAAAAACGTGGGATTGAAATCGCGACTTCAACCAAAGCGGTTTCTATGGAGAAAAATGAAAACGGTGCCACCGTGATTTTAGAAGATAGCTCTGCCCGGCAGAGCAGTATTACTGTAGAGAAGGTACTGGTGGTAACCGGCCGAGCCCCCAATACCGCCGGGCTTGGCATTGAGCAGCTTGGTATTTCTACTACCAGGGGTTTTATAGAAGTCGGTGATTATGGCCAGACAAATGTTAAATCGATCTATGCTATTGGTGATATAGTAAGTACGCCTCTGCTTGCGCACGTTGCATCAAAGGAGGGTGAAATAGCAGTTGAGCATATAGCCGGTCGTTCACCACAAGCAAAAATTGATACCGCTGCTGTGCCGGGAGCGGTATACTGTGAACCACAAATCGCCAGTTTTGGCCTTACAGAGGAAAAAGCAAAAGCGGCAGCAATTGATTACCGGAAAGCGACATTTCCTTACCGTGGCTCAGGTAAAGCAGTTGCTATTGAAGATGCCGATGGGTTAGTTAAGATCCTTTACAAGCCTGAAACAAAGGAAATTATCGGCGCTCACATCGGTGGCGCACAGGCAACAGAGCTGATTCATGAATTATTGTTGGCCAGACATTCTGAACTACTGCCTCAGGATATTGCAGATATGGTCCATGCTCACCCTACCTTATCAGAGACGGTCATGGAAGCGGCAAGAGCCGTTGAGGGTTGGGCCATACATATATAA
- a CDS encoding (deoxy)nucleoside triphosphate pyrophosphohydrolase: MAEERKLIRVVCAIIKGDNGRILAAQRGESQNQAGLWEFPGGKVDPGETTCAALLRELDEELSIEVKCITPLKEVIHHYPGCSIKLIPYICEIVRGKPTAHEHSEVRWVTLKEAYTLRWAPADIPVLEEFCHIEPK; this comes from the coding sequence ATGGCCGAAGAAAGGAAGCTGATCAGGGTTGTTTGCGCCATAATCAAGGGAGATAACGGCAGAATACTGGCTGCCCAAAGAGGCGAAAGCCAAAATCAGGCAGGGTTGTGGGAGTTCCCCGGGGGCAAAGTAGACCCCGGGGAAACTACCTGCGCCGCTCTTTTACGGGAACTTGATGAGGAACTATCTATTGAAGTAAAATGCATTACTCCCCTAAAGGAAGTAATCCACCATTACCCCGGTTGCAGCATCAAATTAATTCCCTACATCTGCGAAATTGTCCGGGGGAAACCTACTGCACACGAACACTCTGAAGTCCGCTGGGTAACTTTAAAGGAAGCATACACTCTTAGGTGGGCACCAGCAGATATCCCTGTACTCGAAGAATTCTGCCACATAGAACCTAAGTAG